A single Actinomadura algeriensis DNA region contains:
- a CDS encoding response regulator transcription factor, producing the protein MSVDETAPLRVLVVDADPRIRADVIALLESSDELSVVAETSDASSALALAERLRPDIVLVDAAASRLSTPLSRAARVFVLAATGDDAVEPAVRDGACGHLVPGAFTPHDLIRGVRDASRVSLGLSAREAEVMDLIATGRSNGEIARQLFLSEKTIKNHVNRIYAKLGVSSRATAIALWRGMMSVMPAKD; encoded by the coding sequence ATGAGTGTCGATGAAACGGCCCCCCTGCGCGTACTGGTGGTGGACGCCGACCCCCGGATCCGCGCCGACGTGATCGCCCTGCTGGAGTCCAGCGACGAACTCTCGGTCGTCGCCGAGACCTCCGACGCCTCCTCCGCCCTCGCCCTCGCCGAACGCCTGCGCCCCGACATCGTCCTCGTGGACGCCGCCGCGTCCCGCCTCTCGACGCCGCTCAGCCGCGCCGCCCGCGTGTTCGTCCTCGCCGCCACCGGCGACGACGCCGTCGAACCGGCCGTCCGGGACGGCGCGTGCGGGCATCTGGTCCCCGGCGCGTTCACCCCGCACGACCTGATCCGCGGCGTCCGCGACGCCTCCCGCGTCTCGCTCGGCCTGTCCGCCCGCGAGGCCGAGGTGATGGACCTGATCGCCACCGGCCGCTCCAACGGCGAGATCGCCCGGCAGCTCTTCCTCAGCGAGAAGACGATCAAGAACCACGTCAACCGCATCTACGCCAAGCTCGGCGTCAGCTCCCGCGCCACCGCCATCGCCCTCTGGCGGGGCATGATGAGCGTCATGCCGGCCAAGGACTGA
- a CDS encoding YbaB/EbfC family nucleoid-associated protein: MDEWPASREGVRPVQDGRAPSGPAPGALQATGVSRNGLITVVLNFEGRVEDLTIAPEALRTSPRRDSTAIAAEIQEAFNDAVDNLERTIRESTGGLLGGVETELDQLVERYESTMLQLTDDIAEAGRKLGAFSSDPAKNPRNPQQ; the protein is encoded by the coding sequence GTGGACGAATGGCCCGCTTCCCGAGAGGGCGTTCGGCCGGTTCAGGACGGACGAGCGCCGAGCGGACCGGCACCCGGCGCGCTTCAGGCGACGGGCGTTTCCAGAAACGGCCTGATCACGGTCGTCCTGAACTTCGAGGGCCGTGTCGAGGACCTGACCATCGCTCCCGAAGCGCTGCGGACGAGTCCCCGGCGCGATTCGACGGCCATCGCGGCCGAGATCCAGGAGGCATTCAACGACGCCGTGGACAACTTGGAACGGACCATTCGCGAGAGCACCGGCGGCTTGCTGGGCGGCGTCGAAACAGAACTCGACCAACTCGTCGAACGTTACGAGAGCACCATGCTCCAACTGACGGACGACATCGCCGAAGCGGGCCGAAAACTAGGCGCCTTCTCCAGTGATCCCGCCAAGAATCCACGCAACCCACAGCAGTGA
- a CDS encoding WXG100 family type VII secretion target, whose protein sequence is MSDSFVISIQSLRESSSEFRQLGQQLSDGQGTLKSQVAGGPDVWGADEEGMAFGGAYQEVAAKMGELLGALAEAFDTVGHNLNVHADNVDAADEAVKKRLAEIERGIGGRA, encoded by the coding sequence ATGTCCGACAGCTTCGTCATCAGCATTCAGAGCCTTCGAGAGTCGAGCAGTGAGTTCCGACAACTCGGCCAGCAACTGTCCGACGGTCAGGGGACGCTGAAATCGCAGGTTGCCGGCGGTCCCGACGTATGGGGGGCCGATGAGGAAGGAATGGCCTTCGGCGGCGCGTACCAGGAAGTCGCGGCCAAGATGGGCGAGTTACTGGGAGCGCTGGCCGAGGCGTTCGACACCGTCGGCCACAACCTCAACGTCCACGCCGACAACGTCGACGCCGCCGACGAGGCGGTGAAGAAGCGACTGGCCGAGATCGAACGCGGTATCGGCGGACGAGCATGA
- a CDS encoding WXG100 family type VII secretion target, with the protein MTLTLPPDLADLVAKAGGRWPQADEDRLHDLSGKWTAMADELRSLKNSGSPVAQRVRAQNQGASIDSFGSLWTRFEQQLDASIAAVEGTATAVRSMASAVFAAKKAIAQGAAAIYGKILEIRRLAGMSGGIICAVGRLLLPLLRWLWKYIWQVLRWLAKWIWKGIVWLFRTIAGWIAGAYEWFKKLFKGKKGDKPGGKNKPPGHGGKKPHDELTPKQRQELEGHRDDLAAKDPQRYSEYQKDPDHRRRDGTYDIDDNARAEAKTGLDLRERGYLPSDLQRPSARGQGDFYSPSNGKYYDLKEVDPSPNFNVNNFENKINNMYNKNREVVVDLRNAPQSHINQIQQMAARRGWQNRIIWYP; encoded by the coding sequence ATGACCCTGACCCTTCCTCCTGACCTGGCCGATCTCGTGGCCAAGGCAGGAGGGCGCTGGCCGCAGGCCGATGAGGACCGGTTACACGACCTCAGCGGCAAGTGGACCGCCATGGCCGACGAGCTCCGCAGCCTGAAGAACAGCGGCTCGCCGGTCGCCCAGCGGGTCCGGGCGCAGAACCAGGGCGCGTCGATCGACTCCTTCGGAAGCCTCTGGACGCGGTTCGAGCAGCAGCTCGACGCCTCGATCGCCGCAGTGGAAGGGACGGCCACCGCAGTCAGGTCCATGGCCTCCGCGGTGTTCGCCGCCAAGAAGGCCATCGCCCAGGGTGCCGCCGCGATCTACGGGAAGATCCTTGAGATCCGCCGGCTGGCGGGCATGTCGGGCGGAATCATCTGCGCGGTGGGAAGGCTCCTGCTCCCGCTGCTGCGATGGCTGTGGAAGTACATTTGGCAGGTCCTGCGATGGCTGGCTAAATGGATCTGGAAGGGGATCGTCTGGCTGTTCAGGACCATCGCGGGATGGATCGCGGGCGCGTACGAGTGGTTCAAAAAGCTGTTCAAAGGAAAGAAGGGCGACAAACCCGGCGGCAAGAACAAGCCGCCCGGCCACGGCGGGAAGAAGCCGCATGACGAACTCACGCCCAAGCAGCGCCAGGAGCTCGAGGGACACCGGGACGACCTGGCGGCCAAGGACCCGCAGCGTTACAGCGAGTACCAGAAGGACCCGGATCACCGCCGCAGAGACGGGACCTACGACATTGACGACAATGCGCGGGCCGAAGCGAAGACCGGACTCGATCTCAGGGAACGCGGCTACCTTCCCAGCGATCTACAGCGGCCGTCGGCCAGAGGTCAGGGCGACTTCTACTCTCCGAGCAACGGCAAATACTATGACCTGAAAGAGGTGGACCCGTCACCCAATTTCAACGTCAACAACTTCGAGAACAAGATAAACAACATGTACAACAAGAACCGGGAGGTCGTGGTCGACCTGCGGAACGCGCCGCAGTCTCACATCAACCAGATCCAGCAGATGGCGGCCAGGCGCGGTTGGCAGAACCGCATCATCTGGTACCCGTAG
- a CDS encoding pentapeptide repeat-containing protein, translating to MMEVRRWPTDGSAATALRLYLERAAQGVSGPLNAFGLDYTGAELNGLTLKSANFAESALEGVVFDECVLNRADFTNAKIMRCRFNGVEMMGADLMLAKGRRASFAGAWLSGTEAQSADLREADFRRAFLGGVDFSEADLGGADLRGAELERTFFMAANLIGARLQGATGTLIGPCVVAPDVELSGKELEKWMASQGATVSVVAP from the coding sequence ATGATGGAAGTCAGAAGATGGCCGACCGACGGCTCTGCGGCCACGGCGCTGCGCCTGTACCTCGAACGGGCCGCACAGGGCGTGAGCGGTCCGCTGAACGCCTTCGGCCTGGATTACACCGGCGCGGAGCTGAACGGACTCACGCTGAAAAGCGCCAACTTCGCGGAGAGCGCGCTTGAGGGGGTCGTGTTCGACGAGTGCGTGCTCAACCGTGCGGACTTCACGAACGCGAAGATCATGCGCTGCCGCTTCAACGGGGTCGAGATGATGGGGGCCGACCTCATGCTGGCCAAAGGACGGCGGGCGTCCTTCGCCGGCGCCTGGCTCTCGGGAACCGAGGCTCAGAGCGCCGACCTGCGGGAGGCGGACTTCCGCAGGGCCTTTCTCGGCGGCGTCGACTTCTCCGAGGCGGACCTCGGCGGCGCCGATCTGCGCGGAGCCGAACTGGAACGCACGTTCTTCATGGCCGCGAACCTGATCGGCGCACGACTCCAGGGCGCGACCGGCACCCTGATAGGCCCGTGCGTCGTGGCGCCCGACGTCGAACTCTCCGGCAAGGAACTCGAAAAGTGGATGGCGAGCCAGGGAGCCACGGTGTCGGTCGTAGCCCCGTAG
- a CDS encoding radical SAM protein: protein MTQGTAAYVALGERELARRVASGRELLGPERCRVCPRACKVDRTGDEAGFCGIGRHAVVAAHYPHFGEERCLRGTEGSGAVFFSGCGMRCVFCQNHDVSWTVRGQRVEPPRLAAMMLELQDRGCHNVNVFTPEHVVPQLLEGLLEGLRGGLALPLVYNSGSFDGMESLRLLDGVVDVYVPDLKVWTAASAREHLRTPGYREAAPAAIREMHRQVGPLVLDDAGLARRGLLVRHLVMPGMLDETARVLRWIAEELGGGTYVNLMAQYTPTGLVSEERFTDINRPPSRAEYEEAVRIARELGLNRLDERSQAWGRTLPLSVGP from the coding sequence GTGACGCAGGGGACGGCGGCTTACGTCGCTTTGGGGGAGCGGGAACTGGCACGGCGGGTCGCATCGGGCAGGGAACTGCTCGGGCCGGAGCGCTGCAGGGTCTGTCCACGTGCCTGCAAGGTGGACCGGACCGGTGATGAGGCCGGGTTCTGCGGCATCGGCCGTCACGCCGTAGTGGCCGCCCACTACCCGCATTTCGGTGAGGAGCGTTGCCTGCGCGGCACCGAAGGGTCGGGGGCGGTCTTCTTCTCGGGATGCGGGATGCGCTGCGTCTTCTGCCAGAACCACGACGTCTCGTGGACCGTGCGCGGGCAGCGGGTGGAGCCGCCACGACTCGCCGCGATGATGCTGGAACTCCAAGACCGCGGGTGCCACAACGTCAACGTGTTCACGCCCGAGCATGTGGTCCCGCAACTCCTGGAAGGCCTGCTCGAGGGACTCCGCGGAGGCTTGGCGCTTCCCCTCGTCTACAACTCCGGCTCCTTCGACGGTATGGAGAGCCTCCGGCTCCTCGACGGGGTGGTGGACGTCTACGTGCCCGACCTGAAGGTCTGGACGGCGGCTTCCGCCCGGGAGCACCTCAGGACGCCGGGTTACCGGGAGGCGGCACCGGCGGCCATTCGGGAGATGCACCGCCAGGTGGGGCCGCTCGTGCTGGACGACGCCGGTCTCGCCCGCCGCGGCCTCCTGGTACGCCACCTGGTGATGCCGGGAATGCTCGATGAGACGGCACGCGTCCTCCGCTGGATCGCCGAGGAACTCGGCGGCGGCACGTACGTCAATCTGATGGCGCAGTACACCCCGACGGGCCTCGTGTCGGAGGAACGGTTCACCGACATCAACAGGCCGCCGTCGCGAGCGGAGTACGAGGAAGCCGTGCGTATCGCAAGGGAACTCGGCCTGAACCGGCTCGACGAGCGGAGCCAGGCCTGGGGGAGAACGCTTCCGCTCTCCGTCGGCCCGTGA
- a CDS encoding alkaline phosphatase D family protein, which produces MGRDVDLGPALRDPSRRRFLGYSGIGALALAFGPLKAEPSTLTREVTRFKNDPFSLGIASGDPLPDAVVLWTRLAPEPLASLGGMRPHRVPVGWQVAEDAGFRRVVRQGTATARPEYAHSVHVDVRGLRPGREYFYRFRTGGEVSPTGRTKTAPAPGATPSAFTFGTVSCQAWFDGYYTAYGHLAEEDLDLVLHLGDYLYEYGVQTNGGRPDTPVPDKFHAPTVHLSDYRDRYALYKLDPELQAAHAMAPWIVTWDDHEVVDNYADLAHPSARPEDFLVRRANAYRAYWEHMPLRALEPAGQNMSLYRRFTFGRLLEFSVLDTRQYRSDQACGDGLKTDCDQRLDPSRTMLGDAQETWLLDGLGRSQATWNVLAQQLMLSQVDFNTDPGQAFGMDLWDGYKPSRDRLLTGIVEREVRNPIVLAGDFHRSMAANVKRDFDDPASPTIATEFLGSSVSSGMDGADMDEYGSQFLAANDHIRFYNGQRGYMTFNVTPDTWNASYRVVPYVRERGAPVFTRASFAVQDGRPGLQADSTSAARGRGYLSAAEVDPPEPLKEARK; this is translated from the coding sequence GTGGGCAGAGACGTAGACCTCGGGCCTGCTCTGAGGGATCCGAGCAGGCGACGTTTCCTCGGGTACTCCGGAATCGGGGCGCTGGCACTGGCGTTCGGGCCGTTGAAGGCCGAGCCGTCGACCCTGACCCGTGAGGTGACCCGGTTCAAGAACGATCCGTTCAGCCTGGGCATCGCGTCCGGCGACCCGCTGCCCGACGCGGTCGTCCTGTGGACGCGGCTGGCTCCGGAACCGCTGGCCTCGCTCGGCGGCATGCGGCCGCACCGCGTTCCCGTCGGCTGGCAGGTCGCCGAGGACGCGGGGTTCCGCCGCGTCGTCCGGCAGGGGACGGCGACCGCCAGGCCCGAGTACGCGCACTCGGTGCACGTCGACGTGCGCGGCCTGCGGCCCGGCCGGGAGTACTTCTACCGGTTCCGGACGGGCGGCGAGGTCTCACCGACCGGACGTACCAAGACGGCCCCCGCGCCCGGGGCGACGCCGAGCGCGTTCACCTTCGGAACGGTGTCGTGCCAGGCATGGTTCGACGGTTACTACACCGCGTACGGCCACCTGGCCGAGGAGGATCTCGACCTGGTCCTTCATCTCGGCGACTACCTGTACGAGTACGGCGTGCAGACCAACGGCGGCAGGCCGGACACACCGGTGCCGGACAAGTTCCACGCCCCCACCGTCCACCTGTCGGACTACCGCGACCGGTACGCGCTCTACAAACTCGACCCGGAGCTGCAGGCGGCGCACGCCATGGCACCGTGGATCGTCACCTGGGACGACCACGAGGTCGTCGACAACTACGCCGACCTCGCCCACCCGTCGGCGCGGCCCGAAGACTTCCTCGTCCGCCGGGCCAACGCCTACCGCGCGTACTGGGAGCACATGCCGCTGCGGGCACTGGAGCCCGCCGGGCAGAACATGTCGCTGTACCGCCGGTTCACCTTCGGCCGCCTGCTGGAGTTCAGCGTCCTGGACACCCGCCAGTACCGCAGTGACCAGGCGTGCGGCGACGGGCTGAAGACCGACTGCGACCAGCGGCTGGACCCGTCCCGGACCATGCTCGGCGACGCCCAGGAAACGTGGCTGCTGGACGGGCTCGGACGCTCGCAGGCGACGTGGAACGTGCTGGCGCAGCAACTGATGCTGTCGCAGGTCGACTTCAACACCGACCCGGGGCAGGCGTTCGGGATGGACCTGTGGGACGGCTACAAGCCCTCGCGGGACCGGCTGCTGACCGGGATCGTCGAGCGCGAGGTGCGCAACCCGATCGTGCTGGCCGGCGACTTCCACCGCAGCATGGCCGCGAACGTCAAGCGGGACTTCGACGACCCCGCGTCCCCGACGATCGCGACGGAGTTCCTCGGCTCGTCCGTCTCGTCCGGAATGGACGGGGCGGACATGGACGAGTACGGCTCGCAGTTCCTCGCGGCCAACGACCACATCCGCTTCTACAACGGGCAGCGCGGATACATGACGTTCAACGTCACGCCCGACACCTGGAACGCGTCCTACCGCGTCGTGCCGTACGTCCGGGAACGCGGCGCGCCCGTGTTCACCCGCGCGAGCTTCGCCGTCCAGGACGGGAGGCCCGGCCTGCAGGCCGACTCCACGAGCGCGGCACGCGGCAGGGGCTACCTGTCCGCCGCCGAGGTCGATCCGCCGGAACCGCTGAAGGAGGCCCGCAAGTGA
- a CDS encoding discoidin domain-containing protein, whose protein sequence is MSVRKIIALPTVAVTAVAGIALYAGTASAARPERGSVAMTVRSGTLDVLAAPCGGEPLLIDLANSGSEGAYVDVFITPERPLVSSHDVISTYVPPNADVALRAQVSAPLGTAGGTHEVALRLGPRGPRQEAAVTVTPKPSGPGANLALGGPVSASSTHGNFNVCGGVDANTDSEDWSTRTGWNDGTRGAFPDTYTVEFGDPRPIDRIVLYTLDSARYPAPRNGLRDFDVQVLGADGAWTTVAGVRGNTTGRLEFPLDPVVSTGSVRVVALASNSDDYSRIIELEVYQGS, encoded by the coding sequence GTGAGCGTTCGCAAGATCATCGCACTGCCGACGGTGGCGGTCACGGCGGTCGCCGGGATCGCCCTGTACGCGGGCACGGCATCCGCGGCCCGGCCGGAACGCGGGTCGGTCGCGATGACGGTGCGGTCCGGGACGCTGGACGTGCTCGCCGCGCCGTGCGGAGGCGAGCCGCTGCTGATCGACCTGGCCAACTCCGGCTCCGAGGGCGCCTACGTCGACGTGTTCATCACGCCGGAGCGTCCGCTCGTCAGCTCGCACGACGTCATCTCGACCTACGTGCCGCCGAACGCCGACGTGGCCCTGCGGGCGCAGGTCTCCGCGCCGCTCGGCACCGCCGGGGGGACGCACGAGGTGGCGCTGCGGCTCGGGCCGCGCGGACCCCGGCAGGAGGCCGCCGTCACGGTCACGCCGAAGCCGTCCGGGCCGGGCGCCAACCTCGCCCTCGGCGGCCCCGTGAGCGCCTCGTCCACGCACGGCAACTTCAACGTCTGCGGCGGTGTGGACGCCAACACCGACTCCGAGGACTGGTCCACGCGGACCGGCTGGAACGACGGCACGCGCGGGGCGTTCCCGGACACCTACACGGTCGAGTTCGGCGACCCGCGGCCGATCGACCGGATCGTCCTGTACACGCTGGACTCCGCGCGCTACCCGGCCCCCCGCAACGGCCTGCGGGACTTCGACGTGCAGGTGCTCGGCGCGGACGGCGCGTGGACGACGGTGGCGGGCGTCCGCGGCAACACCACGGGCCGGCTGGAGTTCCCGCTCGACCCGGTGGTCTCCACCGGATCCGTACGCGTCGTCGCGCTGGCGTCCAACAGCGACGACTACTCCCGCATCATCGAACTGGAGGTCTACCAGGGCTCGTAG